ACCCTAATCTATAGTATTTTGTTAAGCTACATTATAATGATAATAACAATCCATTATATAACTATTACAGTTTGGGCAAATTCTTGATTTTCTCTCATCAATCCTTTGCAAAtgcttaaataattaaataaacacaAGCACATGCAAGTTGTGAATGGGCACAAGTACGAGAGAGGACTAATTCCTACCTAATAGGATGTTTCGAGTTTGACAATTCAGAaatcagaaaaaggaaaattgatgCAACATTGACCCCTAACCAATTAAGTGATGGGAAAAGGATGTATCATCATATGAATACTACACCACATTAATTTGGTTGTTCTGAAGAGGCAAGTCTATATTGTGAGGACAAATGAAATTTGACCGTTCCCGTGTAACATGGAGATTCTTAGTTTCGCCATTTCCATAGTCTTTGGTAATTCACCAGACGTTATTGAGTTGTAGCAATCACACCAGAAGTTTATTGCAATATTCCACGAGATGGATTCGGGCAGCTGCTTCGTTCGTatgagccttttttttttttgggggggggggggggggggcaaaaGATCGGGATTATAGCCCAGAAGCGCATTTAATATTTTAGATCACTAGTCGACATCCATGCTCAATAGTAAATTtgctagtatttttttttcttttgttaatagTTCTCTCAATTATTTGGGATAAACCAAGAATGCATTTGAGTAAACTTTTCACAGCATTTTGTTGGGGCCTTGGAGGTAAAACAAGTCACTTGCAGATCGCTCACTTACACAACTCTCGCATCAGTAATAGAATTCGAATACATAATCTGTTGTAAGAAAACGACTTATTTTTATCAACCGAATCAATTTGTGTTGACATGTGTCGTTTATTCTCATTCATTAGAAGCAACCCAAAGTTAAAACATAACCTTTCTTGGGATCTATTCTTGGCTTATCCATACACTGTTGGTTTTGGTTTAAAAAGTGGTTTTGTGAGCACCTTTTTtcagttttcttttggttttgttGGGGGTGAAGAGTtccaagtaagtgattgattaGGTATGCAAATGAATTCGAAAATGAAAGTTTATTGCAATTTGGAAGTTCCAAATACATTCAATGGCCATTCATAGCTCTATCttatcttaaaataaaaaggaaataaaagatgaggaagaggaactatgtctatatatatatatatatatatgcctgTTGAAAAGAAACATTAAATTGGGATCAATCATAACCACGCTATTTAACATTGCATACGATACATGCAAAGATTCTTAGATGTCTATTAGAGTATTCATTCAACTGACTAGTTTTCTATAATCATTTTAGTGGTCTTTTATGTGTCAAGTACAATGGATACAACATgagatgaaaaaattaaaaaagaattacATGTGTGAATATTTTTCGGAATAAATTGCTATTCTATTCTAAATACACAATACACGCATAAATTTGTACTTACAAATTATATATACTAACATATTTCCATTTAAGTGAACGTGTCTTACATTAGCTCATTACGTGCAAGAAAGCGTAATACTTCACATCATGACAGAGTGGAATTTCAGCAATGAATTTTTCTAGGATTCGGATAACGACAGAGCAGAAAGCATGCATAGTACTTGGTACAATGAAGTGTATAATTTAACAGAATTTCTTTAACATCAATAATGATTCTTAAAGTATCGGAAACAAAAATTATGCTGGAAAAACAGGACTTCTTAACCAATGGATCTTGGTCAATGTGTAGTTTAAATTATCTTTTGCAGAAATAATTGTTGACTTCAACAAATAGTATACAGCAGATACTGCCATTCAAACATTTTATAGAACAAAGTTTAGTTTATTCACCTTTCTTAACGGCTAATTAGATTCAAACCTCAAAGTTCATACGTTAATTTAGCAACGATCAACTCAGTAATTGTACTCCACATTACCGCGTAATACACCATATGAAAGCATCATTACTCTAATCTCAAAGTCAAATTGCTGTCTACAGTCGCCAAGGATACAGCTAAAATGGAACAACTAATAACGTGCGGCTTCAACTACTAAAATCATGAAAGAACAGTGAGGGAAACTCGGcagaaattattattattattttttttgggatcACGAGATCTATTTGATTAAAAGTTTCCGTCCAACGTCATAAAATTCTGAGTCCAGAGAAAGGTTGTACCAGTTGTATATTAATGGAGAACTGGAAGAAAATAACGGCTGCGGAgcacttcaaaagttgccggcttttgaagtgtCTTCGCAGAGTCCATTTATCGAAACACTCATACAAAAAACTGTGAGTTATGAAAGGGAAGAAAATAACGAATGAGCCGATGCAGTAAAATATGAAACTAGGGCAAGAAAATTCAAAACATATCTGTTTGTTTTATTATCCAACTCAACTCTCTCCTAGAATGTAAATCTTAGGTGATTctaattttgcatagtaaatcgggttttgacaaaaaaaaaaaaaaaagaaattagcgTAGCCCTTCTAATGGGTGATAAAATTTCATATCTGAAAAACTTAGAAGCAGACAGTTTATaggccaaaagaaagaaaaaaaagcccTTAAAACAATTCGTGAATGCCAAAGACACATTGAATACAATAACAAAGAAATTTCTAAATCAAATGCGAAATCGTCATAACGCATGTGCAAACTCATGGGAGGCAAGTTTTGTCAGAAGAGTTGCTGGAGATTGTTGGGCCATTTCTCACATCAGCACAATTTGCTCTCAAGCCCATGTGTCCAGTTTAGTTTTTGTCTTCACTGACATGGACTCCTAACGAGGCAAGGAAAAGGTCAGAGAGTCCTAAAATAATGGGCTGATTCCATTCGGCCAGGAAAGATTTTCTGGCCACAGTCAGCCCATTCCCAAGTAATGTCCAATAGTCTATTGCACCCATGGGTTAGGCCCAAACTTTCAGTTTGCTTTGGGCACTTTTCCCATGAAGACAGCCCAAATAGTGATTGTCCCTTGTTagtatcaaaatttttatggaAAATTAATCATGTTTTATCTCTACTAGGCGATTTTGTGCATACCCTAGTCTAGTCTGGTGAAAATTAGAATAATGGTACCATGTGTATTTGATAATTTGCGAGCTAATATAATTATGTGATTGATTtctaaattatatatataaaaaaaatgaaatagcgGATTAGGTGGATTAGTGGAGTCATAAGAAGTCAAAAGTGGTTATCATTTACTAGGATATTTTGCGAGTCGAAGAACCCCTGCACCAAAGCAATAGACATTATTCATTCATTTCTATTAATGGTTGGATGAATGACCAAATAGGCTATTGTAGACCACCTAAGCAATTTTTCTGTCGGCTTATTTGGACATATAAGCAGTGGAATCTCCTAAAtggtccttttttttctttaattctcctGAATCTGACATCGAGAAGAACTATCTCCCTTTTCGGTACTGGGAATTTTCTTTTCGTATCTCACCAAATAAAAGAATTACAGCACTAGCTCGTCCCGAACAACAAAAGGGTGTTTTTTTTACCCTGTAAACAACACAACAGAAGTGATAATCTTGGGTTCTGACTTGCCAAATCTCTAGAAGTGACCGCATACTGTTGAAAAGGAGCCGTGATTAGCCTCAGCCTGTGCTCGGGCCTGTCTAACTCCTAAATCGTGTGCATCATATTATCAAGAAATTCATGTTAATGATGACGTGCACGAAACTTGCTGCTCCACTACAACATTCTGATGCGACATGGAACAGCCTCCCGTGATGCGCCGTTTAATCAAATTTTGCAAGGAATCTTTGCaacaaaaagtcaagaaagtttagaaaatatttttgtgTTGTTGTGCAGGAGCAGGATTTTGTGTCGTTTCAATCTGCAGGTGAACATAACAACATAACAGTTGTTAACATCCATGGAACATATGGATATCAGTTCACTTGAAAAGTTGCGCCACTCCCATAGATTATAGATATGGTCTATTGGGGGCAGTTTCATTTGAACAAGGCCGGCAAACCGGTCCAATAACTTCACTGCAATGGCTTGTGGACATAGAAGATGGTCCCCAATGTTTCCCTCATCATCGTGTCTATAATTCACTGAATTTTGCACTAAAACCAGCTGTATccatggttcaaagactcggcACTGGAATGGCTCCGATACCGGGATGATATGATTCCGAGATAATGAATCGTCGAAAACTTGGCTGAGACGTCTCCGAGACGGATAGAAACGGTCGAGTCGTCTCGATTCATCCCGAGTCAGcttaaatttttattagtttcgctaattttttaattattttttttatcaatttttagaatgttaaatatttcaaaaatttacgTTTTGCCGAGATCGTGATCAATATGCTGAAACCGATATGGAACGGTCCGAACCGTGATCGCAACTGCGACCACAACTTTGAACCATGGTTGTTTCACAATGAACTACTACTCTATTATTGACCGCTATTAAGTCTATAACACAGATGCTGTTTTCATAAATTggtgaaaatgttgataaacattccctttttcttttcgcCTTTTAATACTGAAACAATGTCGGGCCAGCACTTGAAATGGTTTGAATCAGAGACGAGAAGCCAAGTTTGCACAAGATTGGATGGATTTTGCATTGGCTCTTCAAGACGAAAGTTCTTCATGGGAAGAGAGGAGCAGCGCACACGTTATTTACACGCACAACACAtagtgagaaagaaagaaagaaagagacacTGGCTGAGGAAGGAAAGACGAGCAATTACAGGACTGAGCCAGCCAAATGCCCATATCATCCATCACTCTCTTCTTCGTACAAATTGAAGGAAGACAAAGCATTGATTGCTACTGATCACATGCCTATTATCTTCATTTCATGCCATTCCCATGTGCCCTTCACAAAACCATAGAAAAGATCTACTTAAATGCCCTTTTTCCCTTCAGAGGCATTATTGGCCTAATACAaaattctcattccaatggaACCCTATAAATAATTAATGCTACGATGAACTAGATAGATGTTGTACacgtatttttctttttgcagaagacaaaagggtaagaaggagATCTACCTAAAATTACAACTGAAACTCACTTAATATAATGGTGATGTACAGgacaattttaataaataagaaGTAAAAGTAACGTTCAGGAATTCCAGAACCCATTAAAAATGTTACGGAATCTATTGGAGGAAAGCCTTCTGACAATCCTTTTTGCATCTGAGTTATCAGACTCCGCAAGCTTTTCAATCTTTTTGAGGTACCCTGAATTTGCAATTTTCTTTCTTGCACTGTTGCAGCTGGTCAGTGACATCAAAATGGAAAGCAGTAACTTTCTGTTACCTGAATTCatctccactcggtcaagcttTTGTAGAAGAAGTCCCACGTTCTGCTCATTCTGCACAAATCTCTTTCTGTTTTTGGGTACTAAAATCATTGTATAGAGTGTTTCAGATGCCATTTCACACACCTCCAATGACttagaatcaagaaattggacCAATTCAGGCATAAATCCAGCATCTCCCATTGCTTTCTTTGCTTCCTCTGACGTTCCACACAGCCAAAATGCAGCCTTTAATGCTAATTCTTGGAGTGAAACCTCCCTATCGTGAAGAAAATACATGATGTGATCCAAGAAACCATAATTTAACAATATGTTAAAACAATTGACAGAGGAAAAGCAAAAGCTCATGATGCCCTTTAATGCCATCTCCCTTGCTTTTGAGGGGAATGATAATCTGGGATCCAAAACACGGACTAGTGCGCGAACCCCACCTTCTTTGACAATTATTTGCCTAATTGATTCATCTCCTGAGGCCATTGTTAGAAGAATATCAATTGAACTTATTTGTGAAACTGCAGCACCATCTCTAGACCGTATCAGCTTGATAAAGACAGATATTGCTCCTTCTTCAACcatgaatttcttgatttcttctacTCCAACAAGATTTTTCAACACCCCACAAGCCAATCCTACTAATTCACCAGAATTATCTCCATTATTGCATATTTTCATCAGGGCAGTAACCCCACCATGAGCTGAAATTGACCACGCGTTATCTGAATTCTCAGTCAATTTCTGCAGACACCTTGCAGCAAATTCTTTACTCGATTCACTCCAACTTTCCAAAACTCTGATCAGTGGAGCAATTATCCCCGCACCAACCAATACTCCCCTGTAAGCCTGAAACCCTGCAATCACAGAAACTGCTTTTGCAGCCTCTTCTTGAATTTCAGTCTCATGTGAATCAAGAAAATTCACTAGAAGACCGACAAAATTCTCGATTTCCACCGCAATCTTGACATATTTGTCATCTTCTTGAATGACTTCATTGAAGGAAATCAAAGCTTGTACCTTCATATCTGCAGAACCAATCTTGAGTCTTGACAATAAGTCCTTCACATACAGCTTCATGTCATCTTTCGAAGCTCCAAGATTCGGCCTTGATAAAACTATTGCATAATTCTGAGTAAGCAATCCAAGAGTGTAAATATCAGAGAGACTTTTAGTATAATCGCTCAATCTTGCACAAACTATATCAAGATCACTCTGCATGAGCAGCTTCCCACTAAAGGATAGCCTCAAACAGCTCTTTGCAAGATCATCACAATCCTTAAGAGCATGAAATATGGCCTTGAGAGTGCTAACAAGTGAAGGGTTGTCAATAGAATCACAGTTTTCTATAACCGTGAGGCTGGAAAGAAGTTCTTCAAGCCTGTCGCGAATAGATTGCCATTTTCCAGCAAAAACTTTTATGGAATGAGAGATAGAAATCAGTGAAGATATGACCTGAATTGCATGCTCAATACTTCTCTGTTCCAGggctgatgatgatgatgatccaGATGAATTTTCGGCTTGTTTCGTGTCTAGGCAGCTTCTGCTCTCTTCACCCATATTGGTACTAATTGCTCATTGGCTGAAAAGGGATGCTCATTTCTTTCCGGTCGCCGGGGGATTCAAGATTCCGGTGACAGTTGAGAGTGTAGTAAGGGTTAAGGATCTTATCAACTGAAGAGAATGACCAGGTCTCCTATACCGGATCTTATCTGCAGTACTCGTAGCGAGTGCATGTAGCTGAAACTGACGGGAGGGTGAAACTACTATTATGGCCTTATACTTAGTATGGGAGCCTAATATCAATAGGGGAAATTGGAAGGGTAAATTATGAAATTTAGTGAGCCTAAAATGGTTGCTTTGGTCGGTTGAGTTGAGGGGTTTGCAACAGTTAAGGGATGAGCATGAGAAATAATAGGACAACTTGTTTGAGAAATATGCAAATGGCAGGAATCGGAAGTTTCTCTGCCGTCTAACATGG
This portion of the Coffea arabica cultivar ET-39 chromosome 2e, Coffea Arabica ET-39 HiFi, whole genome shotgun sequence genome encodes:
- the LOC113728544 gene encoding uncharacterized protein; this encodes MGEESRSCLDTKQAENSSGSSSSSALEQRSIEHAIQVISSLISISHSIKVFAGKWQSIRDRLEELLSSLTVIENCDSIDNPSLVSTLKAIFHALKDCDDLAKSCLRLSFSGKLLMQSDLDIVCARLSDYTKSLSDIYTLGLLTQNYAIVLSRPNLGASKDDMKLYVKDLLSRLKIGSADMKVQALISFNEVIQEDDKYVKIAVEIENFVGLLVNFLDSHETEIQEEAAKAVSVIAGFQAYRGVLVGAGIIAPLIRVLESWSESSKEFAARCLQKLTENSDNAWSISAHGGVTALMKICNNGDNSGELVGLACGVLKNLVGVEEIKKFMVEEGAISVFIKLIRSRDGAAVSQISSIDILLTMASGDESIRQIIVKEGGVRALVRVLDPRLSFPSKAREMALKGIMSFCFSSVNCFNILLNYGFLDHIMYFLHDREVSLQELALKAAFWLCGTSEEAKKAMGDAGFMPELVQFLDSKSLEVCEMASETLYTMILVPKNRKRFVQNEQNVGLLLQKLDRVEMNSGNRKLLLSILMSLTSCNSARKKIANSGYLKKIEKLAESDNSDAKRIVRRLSSNRFRNIFNGFWNS